The Bacteroidota bacterium genome includes a region encoding these proteins:
- a CDS encoding acetyl-CoA carboxylase carboxyltransferase subunit alpha — MVFLDFEKPIAELYEELEKLKHMGEKQKIDIAVPAAELEERISNLKKEIYSNLSGWQKVQLSRHPDRPYSLFYIEKMSENFVELHGDRNVKDDKAIVGGFGNLDGQAVMFIGHQKGINTKMRQFRNFGMANPEGYRKALRLMKLAEKFNRPIVTLIDTPGAYPGLEAEERGQAEAIARNLYEMTLLKVPVICIIIGEGASGGALGIGIGDRVFMLENTWYSVISPESCSSILWRSWDFKETAAEALKLTAADNFKNKIIDGIIKEPIGGAHSDPEEMAKLLKKHLKKNLKELSAIEPEERINQRIEKLGSMGMYEEVNKEMPSEQ, encoded by the coding sequence ATGGTATTTCTTGACTTCGAAAAACCCATTGCCGAGCTGTATGAAGAGTTGGAGAAGCTGAAGCATATGGGTGAAAAGCAAAAGATCGACATTGCGGTTCCAGCCGCAGAATTGGAGGAACGTATATCCAACCTCAAAAAGGAGATCTATAGCAATCTTTCCGGCTGGCAAAAAGTGCAGCTGAGTCGCCATCCCGATAGACCTTACTCGCTATTTTATATAGAGAAAATGAGTGAAAACTTTGTAGAGTTGCATGGTGATAGAAATGTGAAGGATGATAAAGCAATTGTAGGCGGTTTCGGAAATTTGGACGGACAAGCAGTAATGTTTATCGGACACCAAAAAGGGATCAATACTAAAATGCGTCAGTTCCGTAATTTCGGAATGGCAAATCCTGAAGGTTACCGCAAGGCCCTGCGACTTATGAAACTTGCCGAAAAGTTTAACCGACCTATTGTTACACTTATTGACACACCGGGTGCATACCCTGGATTAGAAGCAGAAGAACGCGGTCAGGCAGAGGCAATAGCGCGCAACCTATATGAAATGACATTACTAAAGGTTCCGGTGATATGTATCATCATTGGTGAAGGTGCTTCCGGTGGTGCGTTGGGTATTGGTATTGGCGATAGAGTGTTTATGTTGGAGAACACATGGTATTCCGTTATTTCACCGGAGTCCTGTTCCAGTATATTATGGAGAAGTTGGGATTTTAAAGAAACAGCGGCAGAAGCATTAAAATTGACCGCTGCAGATAATTTTAAAAATAAGATCATAGATGGCATTATAAAAGAACCAATTGGTGGAGCACATTCCGATCCGGAAGAAATGGCGAAACTCTTAAAAAAACATCTGAAAAAGAATTTAAAAGAATTATCTGCTATTGAACCGGAAGAAAGAATAAATCAACGCATCGAAAAATTAGGTTCTATGGGAATGTATGAAGAAGTAAATAAAGAAATGCCTTCTGAACAATAA
- a CDS encoding YceI family protein — protein sequence MKRIIFAFTIMLMSGNFLFAQDKIFTKTGTINFDASGEMETIAAVNKKATCVVDTKTGNMEFAVLMKAFTFEKALMEEHFNENYVESDTYPKATFKGKIDNLSDIKFATDGTYNANISGDLTIHGVTKATTAKGTFTVKGGKVTGTSNFKVLLSDYKISIPSVVAANISKEATITVDVSLDPLN from the coding sequence ATGAAAAGAATAATTTTTGCATTCACGATCATGTTGATGTCCGGTAATTTTTTATTTGCCCAGGACAAGATCTTCACAAAAACCGGAACAATTAATTTTGATGCTTCCGGTGAAATGGAGACAATTGCAGCGGTTAATAAAAAAGCAACCTGTGTTGTTGATACCAAAACCGGAAATATGGAATTTGCAGTGCTGATGAAAGCATTTACATTCGAAAAAGCTTTGATGGAAGAACACTTTAATGAAAATTATGTTGAAAGTGATACTTATCCCAAAGCTACTTTTAAAGGTAAGATCGATAATTTGAGCGATATTAAATTCGCTACAGATGGAACTTATAACGCTAATATTTCAGGTGATCTTACCATTCACGGTGTAACTAAAGCAACAACTGCAAAAGGTACTTTTACCGTAAAAGGTGGTAAAGTAACTGGTACATCAAACTTCAAAGTATTGTTGTCTGATTACAAGATATCAATACCTTCTGTTGTGGCAGCCAATATAAGTAAAGAAGCAACCATTACGGTGGATGTTTCGCTGGATCCACTTAATTAA
- a CDS encoding endonuclease III, with protein MGVKIKWEIAIKPLIKKYRKKPHPLQHYNLYECMVMVILSAQSSDDYINKIAPALFDEFPDLNSLAKAKDEQVYPFVKGVIGHVKKIKYLTDIAKQLKSNKNIPVTMEALVALPGIGRKSANVIMREAGVKAEGIVVDLHTVRVATRLGISKSDDPKKIEQDCMKNIDEKDWGEAGMAMSFLGREICRPKPLCPECLMNDVCVFYLKGGYEKLQKELTKGKKSGGVRKKGRW; from the coding sequence ATGGGAGTAAAAATAAAATGGGAAATTGCTATTAAACCCTTAATAAAAAAATACAGAAAAAAACCACATCCATTGCAGCATTATAATTTATATGAATGTATGGTAATGGTAATTTTATCGGCGCAGAGCAGTGATGATTATATTAATAAAATTGCACCTGCATTATTCGATGAATTTCCCGATCTTAATTCACTTGCAAAAGCAAAGGATGAACAGGTTTATCCCTTTGTTAAAGGTGTGATCGGCCACGTAAAAAAAATAAAATATCTTACCGATATAGCCAAACAATTAAAAAGTAATAAGAACATTCCTGTTACTATGGAAGCCCTGGTTGCTTTACCGGGTATCGGAAGAAAATCGGCAAATGTAATTATGCGTGAAGCAGGTGTAAAAGCAGAAGGTATAGTTGTGGATCTGCACACTGTGCGTGTTGCAACGCGATTGGGAATTTCTAAAAGTGATGACCCCAAAAAAATTGAGCAGGATTGTATGAAAAACATCGATGAAAAAGATTGGGGTGAAGCAGGAATGGCAATGTCGTTTCTAGGCAGAGAAATTTGTCGCCCAAAACCTTTATGTCCGGAATGTTTGATGAATGATGTTTGTGTTTTTTATTTAAAGGGTGGATATGAAAAATTGCAAAAGGAGTTGACGAAAGGGAAAAAGAGTGGAGGAGTTCGGAAGAAGGGGAGGTGGTAA
- a CDS encoding helix-turn-helix transcriptional regulator, which translates to MPRNKPILFPKSSRILVEFGENIRLARLRRNFSAAQVAERANISRPTLTALETGAPGVSIGHIIQVLGVLGLEKDMLEVGKDDVLGRKLMDLGLEVNKRAPKRK; encoded by the coding sequence ATGCCTCGAAATAAACCCATTTTGTTCCCCAAATCCTCTCGTATTCTGGTCGAATTTGGTGAAAACATCCGTCTTGCCCGCCTTCGCCGAAACTTCAGTGCTGCGCAGGTTGCAGAGCGTGCAAATATTAGTCGCCCCACCCTAACGGCTCTCGAAACCGGCGCTCCCGGTGTAAGTATTGGTCATATTATTCAGGTACTTGGTGTATTGGGATTGGAAAAGGATATGTTGGAGGTGGGCAAGGATGATGTGTTGGGGAGGAAGTTGATGGATTTAGGGTTAGAGGTAAATAAAAGAGCTCCAAAACGAAAATAA
- a CDS encoding type II toxin-antitoxin system HipA family toxin, which yields MGVLKVAHSKGKELFSFEYAEKWLEDRTRFQIDPELQLYSGLQYPGDEKPNFGIFLDSCPDRWGRILLQRRESAIAKLEQRPKQQLFERDYLLGVYDQQRLGALRFKKEKDGEFLSNEKIMAAPPWAALRELEEISLRLEEEEAQDNPEYLNWLSMLIAPGSSLGGARPKASIIDPDEHLWIAKFPGKNDHFNVGAWEYVVYCLAINAGINMSESQARKFTTRHHTFLTKRFDRTATGTRLHFVSALTLLGYSDGVNNTDGVSYLELAEFISENGANVDTDLNQLFRRIVFNICVSNTDDHLRNHGFILSNSGWNLSPAYDINPNPFGRGLTLNITETSNELDLDLVMEIYPFFRLKEVVAERIISEIKSSVGNWKKIAREVGVLRGEVEEMKGVFEGEMIN from the coding sequence ATGGGAGTATTAAAGGTTGCGCATTCAAAGGGAAAGGAATTATTTTCTTTTGAGTATGCCGAAAAATGGCTTGAGGATCGCACAAGGTTTCAGATCGATCCTGAATTACAATTGTATTCAGGTTTACAATATCCAGGGGATGAAAAACCGAATTTTGGTATTTTTTTAGACTCTTGTCCTGACAGATGGGGTAGGATTTTATTGCAGCGGAGAGAATCTGCAATCGCAAAATTAGAACAGCGACCAAAACAACAATTATTTGAGCGCGATTATTTATTAGGAGTTTATGATCAGCAGAGGCTTGGAGCGTTGAGATTTAAAAAAGAAAAAGATGGTGAATTTTTAAGTAATGAAAAAATAATGGCTGCACCACCTTGGGCAGCTTTGAGAGAATTAGAGGAAATTAGTTTGCGTTTGGAGGAAGAAGAAGCACAAGACAATCCGGAATATTTAAATTGGTTAAGTATGTTAATTGCACCCGGATCTTCCTTAGGTGGAGCGAGACCGAAAGCAAGTATAATTGATCCCGATGAACATTTGTGGATCGCAAAATTCCCCGGTAAAAACGATCATTTTAATGTAGGTGCCTGGGAATACGTTGTTTATTGTTTAGCAATTAATGCCGGAATAAATATGTCGGAATCTCAGGCACGAAAATTTACCACCCGACATCACACATTTCTTACAAAACGTTTTGACAGAACTGCAACAGGAACCCGTTTACATTTTGTATCTGCATTGACCTTGTTAGGTTATTCGGACGGAGTAAATAACACAGATGGTGTTAGTTATCTCGAACTCGCGGAATTCATTTCTGAAAACGGTGCAAATGTTGACACTGATCTTAATCAATTATTCAGGCGTATTGTTTTTAATATTTGTGTCTCCAATACCGACGATCATTTGCGCAATCATGGATTTATTTTATCAAACTCCGGTTGGAATTTATCACCTGCTTATGATATTAATCCCAATCCATTCGGCAGAGGTTTAACACTTAATATAACAGAAACGTCCAACGAATTAGATCTTGATCTTGTAATGGAAATTTATCCATTTTTCCGATTGAAAGAGGTGGTTGCGGAAAGGATTATAAGCGAAATTAAAAGCAGTGTGGGTAATTGGAAAAAAATTGCGAGGGAGGTAGGGGTTTTGAGAGGGGAGGTGGAGGAGATGAAGGGGGTGTTTGAAGGGGAGATGATAAATTGA
- a CDS encoding tetratricopeptide repeat protein → MKVSLVGLITLLAILQSCKKLDETNPEAVLSKYMELRIEEEFKAAYDLISTDSKKSATLGEYTKYFEIPDSLKPQGRLIKSIAAVDENINSPSYRRFKVNGIQISHKGDSIKYLTYFTLKNEDARWRIVWDNIITQQADHSFNNGDYDGALDLLETAIKLDPYDAEAIEKIGWCYLRDNTKSDVVRKDEIMKNFKYALTLEPDEWTHYNAMASYYSLINLSDLQIDSYNKGLEMALNEPDKATIYANLSNCYVAKRQTDKAIDYLEKSIECYPNSAYSYYKFGVILNDLGKYEEAKEKYEKALSLPTLENSLQSGLFYSYSSLCLKQYEYQKAKDYILKALEIDPNNEYYQALYDKINNAN, encoded by the coding sequence ATGAAAGTTTCACTTGTCGGATTAATCACCCTATTGGCCATCTTACAAAGTTGTAAAAAACTGGACGAAACCAATCCTGAGGCAGTATTGAGCAAATACATGGAATTGAGGATTGAGGAGGAATTCAAAGCTGCATATGATCTGATTTCAACAGATTCTAAAAAATCTGCCACTTTAGGCGAATACACTAAATATTTTGAAATTCCCGATAGTTTAAAACCTCAAGGCAGATTAATTAAATCCATTGCAGCAGTGGACGAAAACATAAATTCTCCATCATACAGACGATTTAAGGTAAACGGGATACAGATTTCGCATAAAGGTGATTCAATAAAATATCTAACCTATTTTACTTTAAAGAATGAGGATGCCAGGTGGCGGATTGTCTGGGATAATATTATAACCCAACAGGCGGATCATAGTTTTAATAACGGTGACTACGATGGAGCATTAGACCTTTTAGAAACTGCAATTAAACTGGATCCATATGATGCTGAAGCCATTGAGAAAATCGGATGGTGCTATTTGCGTGATAATACGAAATCCGATGTTGTGCGTAAAGATGAAATTATGAAAAATTTTAAATATGCACTTACTCTTGAACCAGACGAATGGACGCATTATAATGCAATGGCAAGCTATTACTCATTAATAAATTTGAGCGATTTACAAATTGACAGTTATAACAAAGGGCTAGAAATGGCGTTAAATGAACCTGATAAAGCTACAATATATGCCAACCTTTCAAATTGTTATGTAGCCAAACGACAGACTGACAAGGCGATTGATTATCTTGAGAAATCTATCGAGTGTTACCCCAACTCGGCATACTCTTACTATAAGTTCGGTGTTATTTTGAACGATTTGGGCAAATATGAAGAAGCGAAAGAAAAGTATGAAAAAGCCCTAAGTTTGCCAACATTGGAAAACAGTCTTCAAAGTGGATTATTTTATTCCTATTCCAGTCTTTGCTTGAAACAATACGAATATCAAAAGGCAAAGGATTACATTCTTAAAGCACTTGAAATTGATCCGAATAATGAATATTATCAGGCTCTCTATGATAAAATAAACAACGCAAATTGA
- a CDS encoding HNH endonuclease has translation MKINSNLTKVDYDWKRNFNILGNKIHSELEKQEFYPKLNQRKFRPESTNSLGYLSKLFTIKNAPGRIIIWLDNFTNHDKPTISISYEINNAKSIKAVAKRLENFNTIQTLNESIIQPTQNSIYILNKPLAKKHFDLFLIESYEKENYLTIFLSDRLTKSLNSKTLITNITKYISLITRIIIGINLKNTTNATVTENNKKLAKHLLRERKMKFIEDAKFRDNYICKICNFNADRLYGKTGFAALEVHHLNPLVLSRNQVDTKLKDLITLCANCHNMVHKLGGTKRHIVLLKEIIESARIKK, from the coding sequence ATGAAAATAAATTCAAATTTGACAAAAGTAGATTATGACTGGAAACGAAATTTTAACATTTTAGGAAATAAAATTCATTCGGAATTAGAAAAACAAGAGTTTTACCCAAAATTAAACCAACGGAAATTTAGGCCGGAAAGCACCAATAGCCTTGGTTACTTATCGAAACTTTTTACAATTAAAAATGCACCTGGTAGAATAATAATATGGCTTGACAACTTTACAAACCATGACAAACCAACAATTTCAATTTCTTATGAAATCAATAATGCAAAATCTATTAAAGCAGTTGCAAAGAGGCTAGAAAATTTTAATACTATCCAAACTTTAAATGAATCAATAATCCAACCTACCCAAAACAGTATTTATATTCTAAATAAGCCACTTGCAAAAAAACACTTCGACTTGTTTTTGATAGAAAGTTACGAAAAAGAAAATTATTTAACAATTTTTTTATCAGATAGATTAACCAAAAGCCTTAATTCAAAAACCCTCATCACAAATATTACCAAATATATTAGTTTAATTACAAGGATAATTATTGGCATCAATTTAAAAAATACCACTAATGCAACAGTTACTGAAAACAATAAGAAATTAGCAAAACATTTATTGCGTGAAAGGAAAATGAAATTTATAGAAGATGCAAAATTTCGAGATAATTATATTTGTAAAATTTGTAATTTCAATGCAGATCGGCTATATGGCAAGACCGGCTTCGCAGCTCTAGAAGTTCATCATTTAAATCCTTTAGTACTTTCCAGGAATCAAGTTGATACAAAATTAAAAGATTTAATTACACTTTGTGCGAATTGCCATAACATGGTTCACAAACTAGGAGGCACTAAACGCCATATTGTTTTGTTAAAAGAAATTATTGAATCCGCAAGAATTAAAAAATAA
- a CDS encoding OmpA family protein, with amino-acid sequence MTSIKKDNYWIPLADLMTVLMVIFLFISISYMIDVQNKQAERDKIFEDFKETKVDLLKELQTEFQDDFRKDKWNAILDQDLSIKFVNENVLFDYNKSELKPEFQSILADFFPRYLNILMKPQYKDKIAEVRIEGHTDIQGDYIYNLQLSQDRTRNVMEFLLNLEYYKNLGKIDQDKLRFWLTANGLSFGRTLDSEGNLTEYSNLPPDDLKCRRAEFRIVTTSEKLVEEAIKQINN; translated from the coding sequence ATGACTTCAATTAAAAAAGACAATTATTGGATTCCACTTGCAGACCTGATGACTGTTTTAATGGTCATCTTTTTATTCATTTCTATCTCTTATATGATAGATGTTCAGAATAAGCAAGCAGAACGCGATAAAATTTTTGAAGATTTTAAAGAAACTAAAGTTGACTTGCTCAAAGAGTTGCAAACAGAATTTCAAGACGACTTCAGAAAGGACAAATGGAATGCAATTCTTGATCAGGATCTTTCCATAAAATTCGTAAATGAAAATGTTTTGTTCGACTACAATAAAAGCGAATTAAAACCAGAGTTTCAATCCATATTAGCAGACTTCTTTCCCCGTTACCTAAATATTTTAATGAAACCACAATACAAGGATAAGATTGCGGAAGTCAGAATTGAAGGTCACACCGATATTCAGGGCGATTACATTTACAATTTGCAGTTGTCGCAAGACAGAACAAGGAATGTAATGGAGTTCCTGCTTAATCTTGAATATTATAAAAACCTAGGTAAGATAGATCAAGATAAGCTGCGATTTTGGTTGACTGCAAACGGCCTTTCATTCGGAAGAACATTAGACAGCGAAGGAAATTTAACTGAATATTCTAATTTACCGCCAGATGATTTAAAATGTAGGCGTGCAGAATTTAGAATAGTAACAACAAGTGAAAAACTGGTTGAGGAAGCAATTAAACAAATAAATAATTAG
- a CDS encoding MotA/TolQ/ExbB proton channel family protein, whose amino-acid sequence MKDIFEIFPYGLLVGWFIFSIYYLIKAKRTPDKINPYIFDSIPQVFPTIGILGTFLGIAYGLFYFDVDNMTESIPELLNGLKTAFIASIFGIIGLLIFSKLTAIVQRGNDKGKTITSDEVSALNLLIDHTKKAAAENASNFKILNTSLVGETDESLATQFAKLKNQMQEQTDKLSKIQTALGGDSETSLLTQIQKLRAEQNEYSKLTSTNSTFIVETMNKNNEMLRTKFDEFTLLLTENNTKALVEAMERVITDFNTQMNELIQKLVKENFEELNNSVKNLNDWQKENKVQIEILIDQFNNVTSNIEKTSRNIQEISVNTKSLTDDNSVLVKMIVELQTVLVEDRKFTEAIEKLHKATTNVESSSNQLADYMKKEKGFQESINQLLEKLKEIEKIKDTNKEFWKDIELKMKEGVNIIAEGNKKLANDVNKLDSEFMKRLSDSFMSLDKVLQAMVMDYQKKTNEVINEIKR is encoded by the coding sequence ATGAAAGATATATTTGAGATTTTTCCTTACGGCCTGCTTGTCGGGTGGTTTATTTTCAGTATTTATTATCTTATTAAAGCTAAACGAACTCCTGATAAAATCAATCCTTATATTTTTGATTCGATACCACAAGTATTCCCAACTATTGGGATTTTAGGCACTTTTCTGGGGATTGCCTATGGCTTATTCTACTTTGATGTAGATAATATGACAGAAAGTATTCCGGAATTGTTGAACGGGCTTAAAACTGCATTCATTGCGTCAATTTTTGGTATAATCGGATTATTAATATTTTCAAAACTAACAGCCATTGTTCAAAGAGGTAATGATAAAGGTAAAACAATAACGAGTGATGAAGTTAGTGCCCTCAATCTTTTAATAGATCATACAAAAAAAGCAGCAGCAGAGAATGCTTCAAACTTCAAAATTTTAAACACCTCACTTGTTGGTGAAACAGATGAAAGTTTAGCCACACAATTTGCGAAACTTAAAAACCAAATGCAGGAGCAAACTGATAAACTTTCTAAAATACAAACTGCACTTGGCGGAGACAGTGAAACAAGTCTATTAACGCAAATTCAAAAATTAAGAGCCGAACAAAACGAATATTCAAAATTGACATCAACCAATTCAACCTTCATTGTAGAAACAATGAATAAGAATAACGAAATGCTCAGGACGAAGTTTGATGAATTTACGCTCCTTTTAACTGAAAACAATACCAAGGCATTAGTCGAGGCTATGGAAAGAGTAATTACTGATTTCAATACGCAAATGAATGAATTGATTCAAAAGTTAGTAAAAGAAAATTTCGAGGAACTTAATAATAGTGTCAAAAATCTCAATGATTGGCAAAAAGAAAACAAAGTACAAATAGAAATTCTAATAGATCAATTTAATAATGTCACCTCGAATATTGAAAAAACCTCAAGGAATATTCAAGAGATTTCAGTAAATACAAAATCTCTTACTGATGATAATTCTGTATTAGTAAAAATGATAGTAGAATTGCAAACAGTATTAGTAGAAGATAGGAAATTTACAGAAGCCATTGAAAAGCTGCATAAAGCAACAACAAATGTTGAATCTTCAAGCAATCAACTAGCAGACTACATGAAGAAGGAAAAAGGGTTCCAAGAATCGATCAACCAATTACTAGAGAAATTAAAGGAAATTGAAAAAATAAAAGATACAAACAAAGAATTTTGGAAAGACATTGAATTGAAGATGAAAGAAGGCGTTAATATTATTGCTGAAGGAAATAAAAAACTTGCAAATGATGTAAACAAATTAGATAGCGAATTTATGAAAAGACTCAGTGATAGTTTTATGAGTTTAGATAAAGTTCTGCAGGCAATGGTTATGGATTATCAAAAGAAAACTAATGAAGTCATAAACGAAATAAAACGATAA